From the genome of Methylocystis echinoides:
CGCAGGCCTCCGCTGTCCAGGGCGGCTCGGGCTCCGCCAAATCAGCCCACGCTGTGGGTCAGAAGATTTTGCAGGAATTGGATGCCGAGAAGCAGGATCAGCGGCGACAGGTCGAGCCCGCCGATCGCCGGCAGCACCGAGCGGATCGGGCGCAAAAGCGGTTCGGTCAAGGCGTCGACCGCGCGCCAGATGGTCTGCGCCGCCTGGGAGCGGGTATTGAGCACGTCGAAGGCGACGAGCCAGGAGAGGATCACCGAAACGATCACGATCCACCAGTAAAGGTCGAGGATCGTGAGCAGGAGATTAAGGACCGCATAAGACATGAGATTGTCCCGCAAATGAAGGGCCGTGGCCTGTCTAGCCTCCCTGCCCCCGCCCGGCAACCTCCCCCCGGCGCCGCAGGCGCAAAGGGGAAAAAACGCGCAAAACGCCGATGGGCGATTGACAGGGAAAGACGCGGCGTATACTCACCCGCCCACGGCTCGGGGCTGTAGCTCAGATGGGAGAGCGCTGCAATCGCACTGCAGAGGTCGGGGGTTCGAATCCCCCCAGCTCCACCAAGTAAATCAGATACTTAGCTAGACGGCCTACTCCTTCAAAGATGCTCTTGGAGCAAATTTGGAGCAGTTGGCATGGCGACCTTCACCAAACGGGGCAATCGCTGGAAAGCTCAGATCAGGCGAGCTGGCTTCCCGTCCCTTTCAAAGTCCTTCCTCTCAAAATCGGATGCAGAGAAATGGGCGCGGGATAAAGAGCGCTCTATCGACAGGGGCGAGCTTCCGACCAACCATAACGAACTGAAGGCGACGACCCTAGGGGACCTACTGACTCGCTACCTGGAGCAGATCACCCCGACCAAGCGAGGCAGCAATTCGGAAGCCTATCGGCTCCGGACGATGTTTGAGCACCCGATAGCCGCCCTATCGCTCAAGAACCTCTCTCCCGCAGCCGTAGCCTCTTACCGAGACGACAGGCTCCAGAAGGTCTCCACCGGCTCCGTAAGGCGAGAGCTGGCCATCCTCTCCCATTGCCTTGAGATCGCGAAAAGGGAATGGGGAATAGCGCTCAAAGTTAACCCCTGTGCCGAGGTCTCCAAGCCTTCCAACGGGAAGGCCAGAACCAGGAGGCTTGAGGCTGGAGAGTTTGAGACCCTGGACGAAGCCCTCAGGCAATGTGGGAACCCGCTTGTCAGGCACGTCTTTCTATTTGCCTTGGCCACCGGCATGAGGCGAGGCGAGGTCATAGCTCTCCGTTGGGAGCACGTGGACCTGGAGCAGAGAACAGCCCACCTGCCTTTGACCAAAAATGGCGACGCTAGGACGGTTCCCCTGTCTCCCGCAGCCCTGCAAGTTCTGTCTCAGCTTCCGAGGCAGCCTGGAGGCCCAGTGTTCCCAATCTCCGGTAATGCCGTTCGTTTAGCCTGGGGCCGGGTGAAGGCCCGAGTGGGCATCCAGGACCTGCGGTTCCACGACCTTCGAAGGGAAGCGATTAGCCGATTCTTTGAAGTTGGTCTGTCCGTGCCAGAGGTTGCCGTTTGCTCTGGTCATAAGGACACCAGAATGCTGGCGGTCTATACGAAGCTGAAGGCGCAGGACATCGCTGCTAAACTCTAGGGCTTGACT
Proteins encoded in this window:
- a CDS encoding YggT family protein gives rise to the protein MSYAVLNLLLTILDLYWWIVIVSVILSWLVAFDVLNTRSQAAQTIWRAVDALTEPLLRPIRSVLPAIGGLDLSPLILLLGIQFLQNLLTHSVG
- a CDS encoding site-specific integrase, whose amino-acid sequence is MATFTKRGNRWKAQIRRAGFPSLSKSFLSKSDAEKWARDKERSIDRGELPTNHNELKATTLGDLLTRYLEQITPTKRGSNSEAYRLRTMFEHPIAALSLKNLSPAAVASYRDDRLQKVSTGSVRRELAILSHCLEIAKREWGIALKVNPCAEVSKPSNGKARTRRLEAGEFETLDEALRQCGNPLVRHVFLFALATGMRRGEVIALRWEHVDLEQRTAHLPLTKNGDARTVPLSPAALQVLSQLPRQPGGPVFPISGNAVRLAWGRVKARVGIQDLRFHDLRREAISRFFEVGLSVPEVAVCSGHKDTRMLAVYTKLKAQDIAAKL